Proteins found in one Lates calcarifer isolate ASB-BC8 linkage group LG8, TLL_Latcal_v3, whole genome shotgun sequence genomic segment:
- the p2ry4 gene encoding P2Y purinoceptor 4, whose protein sequence is MEMVISTPSTFNQSTVFITIFNSSCRFNEEFKYILLPVSYSLVFVVGFVLNAAALWMFLKMRPWNPSTVYMFHLALSDFLYVLSLPTLIYYYANRSHWPFGVATCKIVRFLFYANLYCSILFLTCISVHRYLGICHPIKALTLVKSRHAHLVCGMVWAMVTMCLVPNLIFVTTSRRDNDTLCHDTTSQQAFEEYVDYSSVVMVLLFGVPFMVIVVCYCLMARALCRPRRGLSASPQSQASRQKSIKLIIVVLVVFAVSFVPFHITRTLYYTSRVLNLNCKFLNIVNFTYKITRPLASVNSCIDPILYFLAGDHYRSKMMSVLMGKRQMTSSQIHEQAQPNNKHDIALVLKNPALQASGDIER, encoded by the coding sequence ATGGAGATGGTCATCAGCACTCCCAGCACGTTCAACCAGTCGACTGTGTTCATCACAATTTTCAACTCCAGCTGTCGCTTCAATGAGGAGTTCAAGTACATCCTGCTACCTGTGTCCTACAGTCTGGTGTTTGTGGTCGGCTTCGTGCTCAACGCTGCAGCTTTATGGATGTTCCTGAAGATGCGTCCATGGAACCCCAGCACGGTGTACATGTTCCACCTTGCCCTGTCTGACTTCCTGTACGTCCTCTCCCTGCCAACCCTCATCTACTACTACGCCAACCGCAGTCACTGGCCTTTTGGAGTGGCCACCTGCAAAATAGTGCGCTTCCTCTTCTACGCCAACCTCTACTGCAGCATCCTGTTCCTCACCTGCATCAGCGTGCACCGTTACCTGGGCATCTGCCACCCCATCAAGGCGCTCACCCTGGTGAAGTCTCGTCATGCCCACCTGGTGTGTGGCATGGTGTGGGCCATGGTGACCATGTGCTTGGTGCCCAACCTCATCTTCGTCACCACCTCCAGGAGGGACAACGACACCCTGTGCCATGACACTACCAGTCAGCAGGCCTTTGAGGAGTACGTGGACTACAGCTCCGTCGTCATGGTGCTCCTGTTTGGCGTCCCGTTCATGGTCATAGTGGTGTGTTACTGCCTGATGGCGCGGGCCCTGTGCCGGCCCAGGCGGGGATTGTCCGCCAGTCCGCAGAGCCAGGCCTCACGTCAGAAGTCCATCAAGCTCATCATCGTGGTCTTGGTGGTGTTTGCAGTGAGCTTCGTCCCGTTTCACATCACGCGGACCCTCTACTACACCTCTCGTGTGCTAAATCTTAACTGCAAATTCCTCAACATAGTCAACTTTACTTACAAGATCACCAGGCCACTGGCAAGCGTCAACAGCTGCATTGACCCAATTCTATATTTCCTTGCTGGGGATCACTACCGCTCCAAAATGATGTCTGTCCTGATGGGAAAAAGACAGATGACAAGCAGCCAAATACATGAACAGGCACAGCCGAACAATAAACATGACATTGCTCTGGTCCTTAAGAACCCAGCCCTTCAAGCCAGTGGAGATATTGAGAGATAG